Below is a genomic region from Candidatus Zixiibacteriota bacterium.
GCTTTAGTAGTTCCGAAGAACCAAGAAACAGTAGAGAAAGATGCTATTAAAGATGGCTCAATGAAAAAATGTCCATACTGTGCTGAATTGATTAAATCTGAAGCTATTAAGTGTCGTTATTGTGGCACTGAATTTAATAAAGAAAGCAGGTCGGGTTCCGACTAAAAGGAGAAACCCGACACCTTTTGTTGTGTAATAAGCTCGTTATTCTGGGAGAGTATATTATAAAGCTAAAATGTCGGGTTTTTCCCTTCGGTCAGAACCCGACCT
It encodes:
- a CDS encoding zinc ribbon domain-containing protein — protein: MEILVIWFLFGIVSAVVASNKGRSGYGWFALGVLFGPFGFILALVVPKNQETVEKDAIKDGSMKKCPYCAELIKSEAIKCRYCGTEFNKESRSGSD